In one window of Pseudomonas benzenivorans DNA:
- a CDS encoding CYTH domain-containing protein, giving the protein MVKETEIKLRANRDTLAALRDHPLLKKRNKSGWERRELFNQYFDTPERDLAQAKVALRLRRDGEQFIQTLKTRGQSVAGLSERNEWDWYLSKAKLDAKKLDDSCWPASLAELDKKQLKPLFTTDFVRQRAEIAWGRGKARVVIEAALDLGQVVAGDQQEEICELELELRQGEPAALLELASELAADLPLMPCDISKAERGYRLFDAGSYALNLPAPQLGAEMSLDDAFAAQAWHLLGNSQRLAEQYRFNGHWRLLGDWLEQLIDLRALLGSLGQAAPRTSSSDLRQRLDDLLQDWRPRLLAGQQDEAVRQNAPALFAAELDDTRWGQFSLHASRWLLARSWTTERNSRGNRQGAAPLGNWLPTLVAEEGAALQLKRYQQQPEDLGEQLPRIERLLAWLRPARAVLEVAEVDRLYGELNKLHLLAQQPLDEEQRQLRASQAQILQSLKAWKTLVR; this is encoded by the coding sequence ATGGTCAAAGAAACCGAAATCAAACTGCGGGCCAACCGCGACACCCTGGCCGCCCTGCGCGATCACCCGCTGCTGAAGAAGCGCAACAAGAGCGGCTGGGAACGGCGCGAGCTGTTCAACCAGTATTTCGACACCCCCGAGCGCGACCTGGCCCAGGCCAAGGTCGCGCTGCGCCTGCGCCGCGACGGCGAACAGTTCATCCAGACCCTGAAGACCCGTGGCCAGAGCGTCGCCGGCCTGTCCGAACGCAACGAATGGGACTGGTACCTGAGCAAGGCCAAGCTGGATGCGAAGAAGCTCGACGACAGCTGCTGGCCGGCGAGCCTGGCCGAGCTGGACAAGAAGCAGCTCAAGCCTTTGTTCACCACCGACTTCGTCCGCCAGCGCGCGGAGATCGCCTGGGGCCGCGGCAAGGCCAGGGTGGTGATCGAGGCCGCCCTGGACCTCGGCCAGGTCGTCGCCGGCGACCAGCAGGAGGAAATCTGCGAACTGGAGCTGGAACTGCGTCAGGGCGAACCCGCCGCCCTGCTGGAGCTGGCCAGCGAGCTGGCCGCCGACCTGCCGTTGATGCCCTGCGACATCAGCAAGGCCGAACGCGGCTACCGGCTGTTCGATGCCGGCAGCTATGCCCTCAACCTGCCCGCGCCGCAACTGGGCGCCGAAATGTCACTGGACGACGCCTTCGCCGCCCAGGCCTGGCACCTGCTGGGCAACAGCCAGCGCCTGGCCGAGCAGTACCGCTTCAACGGCCACTGGCGCCTGCTCGGCGACTGGCTGGAGCAGCTGATCGACCTGCGTGCGTTGCTCGGCAGCCTCGGCCAGGCCGCACCACGGACCAGCAGCAGCGACCTGCGCCAGCGCCTGGATGACCTGCTGCAGGACTGGCGCCCGCGCCTGCTGGCCGGCCAGCAGGACGAGGCCGTGCGGCAGAACGCGCCGGCGCTGTTTGCCGCCGAACTCGACGACACCCGCTGGGGCCAGTTCTCCCTGCATGCCTCGCGCTGGCTGTTGGCCCGCAGCTGGACCACCGAGCGCAACAGCCGCGGCAACCGCCAGGGCGCGGCGCCCCTGGGCAACTGGCTGCCGACCCTGGTCGCCGAGGAGGGCGCCGCCCTGCAGCTCAAGCGCTACCAACAGCAGCCGGAGGACCTCGGCGAACAGTTGCCGCGCATCGAGCGCCTGCTGGCCTGGCTGCGTCCGGCCAGGGCCGTACTGGAGGTGGCGGAGGTCGACCGCCTGTACGGCGAGTTGAACAAGCTCCACCTGCTGGCCCAGCAGCCGCTGGACGAGGAGCAGCGCCAGCTGCGCGCCAGCCAGGCGCAGATCCTGCAAAGCCTGAAGGCCTGGAAAACGCTGGTCAGGTAG
- a CDS encoding TIGR00153 family protein: MPMNPFVSLFGRSPIGPMQQHIAKAHECAANLVPFFEAVMAEDWTRVEQVQQDMARLEHEADKLKKSVRLHLPKSLFLPVPRSDLLELLSVQDKVANRAKDIAGLMLGREMAIPQALQPIMRRYVQRTVDASAQALKAMNELDELLETGFAGREAVLVETLIEELGVIEQDTDSLQIDVRRQLFKLEKELPPVDVMFLYQIIDWIGDVADRAQRVGNRLEQLLAR, from the coding sequence ATGCCTATGAATCCCTTTGTCAGCCTGTTCGGCCGCTCACCCATCGGACCGATGCAGCAGCACATAGCCAAAGCCCACGAGTGCGCGGCGAATCTTGTGCCCTTTTTCGAGGCCGTGATGGCCGAAGACTGGACCAGGGTGGAGCAGGTGCAGCAGGACATGGCGCGCCTGGAACACGAAGCGGACAAGCTCAAGAAGAGTGTGCGCCTGCACCTGCCCAAGAGCCTGTTCCTGCCGGTGCCGCGCTCGGATCTGCTCGAGCTGCTCAGTGTACAGGACAAAGTCGCCAACCGTGCCAAGGACATCGCCGGACTGATGCTGGGCCGCGAGATGGCGATTCCCCAGGCGCTGCAACCGATCATGCGCCGCTACGTGCAGCGCACCGTGGACGCCAGCGCCCAGGCGCTCAAGGCCATGAACGAGCTGGACGAGCTGCTGGAAACCGGTTTCGCCGGCCGCGAGGCGGTGCTGGTGGAGACCCTGATCGAGGAACTCGGCGTCATCGAGCAGGACACCGACAGTCTGCAGATCGACGTGCGCCGCCAGCTGTTCAAACTGGAGAAGGAACTTCCGCCGGTCGATGTGATGTTTCTCTATCAGATCATCGACTGGATCGGCGACGTAGCCGACCGCGCCCAACGAGTGGGCAACCGACTGGAACAACTGCTGGCGCGCTAA
- a CDS encoding inorganic phosphate transporter, which produces MSLIADYGLVLLLLACLFGFFMAWGVGANDVANAMGTSVGSRALTIKQAILIAMVFEFCGAYLAGGQVTETIKSGIVDASVISPELMVLGMMSALLAAGTWLLVASTRGWPVSTTHSIVGAVIGFAAFGVSMDAVHWSKVGPIVASWVVSPVLSGVVAFGVFVSVQKLIIDTDKPFLNAKRYVPLYMFLTGFMVTIMTVTKGLKHVGLHLSGGEGFLLASGVGVLVMLLGIALLSRIKVDVEADKAFHFASVEKVFAVLMIFTACAMAFAHGSNDVANAVGPLAAIVGVIQSGGEAIGAKAALPSWVLLLGAVGIVVGLATYGYKVIATIGKEITELTPSRGFAAELATATTVVGASAVGLPVSTTHTLVGAVLGVGIARGIGALNLGVIGKIFMSWIITLPVGAVLAILFFTVLRAVFGGV; this is translated from the coding sequence ATGTCTCTGATTGCGGACTACGGCCTCGTACTCCTGTTGCTGGCCTGCCTGTTCGGCTTCTTCATGGCCTGGGGCGTGGGCGCCAACGACGTGGCCAACGCCATGGGCACCTCGGTCGGCTCCCGTGCGCTGACCATCAAGCAGGCGATCCTGATCGCCATGGTCTTCGAGTTCTGCGGCGCCTACCTGGCCGGCGGCCAGGTCACCGAAACCATCAAGAGCGGCATAGTCGATGCCTCGGTGATCAGCCCCGAGCTGATGGTGCTGGGCATGATGTCGGCGTTGCTGGCGGCCGGCACCTGGCTGCTGGTGGCCTCGACCCGCGGCTGGCCGGTATCCACCACCCACTCCATCGTCGGCGCGGTGATCGGCTTCGCCGCCTTCGGCGTGTCCATGGACGCGGTGCACTGGAGCAAGGTCGGCCCCATCGTCGCCAGCTGGGTGGTCTCCCCGGTGCTGTCCGGGGTGGTGGCCTTCGGCGTGTTCGTCAGCGTGCAGAAGCTGATCATCGACACCGACAAGCCCTTCCTCAACGCCAAGCGCTATGTGCCGCTGTACATGTTCCTCACCGGCTTCATGGTTACCATCATGACCGTGACCAAGGGGCTCAAGCACGTCGGCCTGCACCTGTCCGGCGGCGAAGGCTTCTTGCTCGCCAGCGGCGTGGGTGTGCTGGTGATGCTGCTCGGCATCGCCCTGCTCAGCCGCATCAAGGTCGACGTCGAGGCCGACAAGGCCTTCCACTTCGCCAGCGTGGAGAAGGTCTTCGCCGTGCTGATGATCTTCACCGCCTGCGCCATGGCCTTCGCCCACGGCTCCAACGACGTGGCCAACGCCGTCGGCCCGTTGGCGGCCATCGTCGGGGTGATCCAGTCCGGCGGCGAGGCGATCGGCGCCAAGGCGGCGCTGCCCAGCTGGGTGCTGCTGCTCGGCGCCGTCGGCATCGTCGTCGGCCTGGCCACCTACGGCTACAAGGTGATCGCCACCATCGGCAAGGAAATCACCGAACTGACCCCGAGCCGTGGTTTTGCCGCCGAGCTGGCCACCGCCACCACGGTGGTCGGCGCCTCGGCCGTCGGCCTGCCGGTCTCCACCACCCACACCCTGGTCGGCGCGGTGCTGGGCGTGGGCATCGCCCGCGGCATCGGTGCGCTGAACCTGGGGGTGATCGGCAAGATCTTCATGTCCTGGATCATCACCCTGCCGGTCGGTGCGGTGCTGGCGATCCTGTTCTTCACCGTCCTGCGCGCCGTCTTCGGCGGCGTCTGA
- the argE gene encoding acetylornithine deacetylase: MTLPSFKEQFAALIAAPSVSCTQAQWDQSNRPVIELLSSWLGDLGFACEVQEIAPGKFNLLASYGSGPGGLVLAGHSDTVPFDTELWQSDPLKLTEVDGRWVGLGSCDMKSFFALVIEAVQPLLEQRFRQPLLILATCDEESSMSGARALAEAGRPLGRAAVIGEPTGLKPIRLHKGIMMERIDILGQSGHSSDPSLGHSALEAMQAVMGELLQLRQEWQRQYRNPQFSVPQPTLNLGCIHGGDNPNRICGQCSLEFDLRPLPGMQPEALRAAIRQKLQPLAEQHQVKIDFAPLFPSVAPFEQDADAELVRLAERLTGHPATAVAFATEAPYLQQLGCQTLVLGPGDIDCAHQPNEYLEMSRIEPSVRLLRELIQHYCLNPAP, translated from the coding sequence ATGACCCTGCCTTCGTTCAAAGAGCAATTCGCCGCGCTGATCGCCGCGCCGTCGGTGAGCTGCACCCAGGCGCAGTGGGACCAGTCCAATCGCCCGGTGATCGAGTTGCTGTCGAGTTGGCTCGGTGACCTCGGCTTCGCCTGCGAAGTGCAGGAAATTGCCCCGGGCAAGTTCAACCTGCTGGCCAGCTACGGCAGCGGCCCCGGCGGCCTGGTGCTGGCCGGGCACAGCGACACCGTGCCCTTCGACACCGAGCTGTGGCAGAGCGACCCGCTCAAGTTGACCGAGGTCGACGGTCGTTGGGTCGGCCTCGGCAGCTGCGACATGAAAAGCTTCTTCGCCCTGGTCATCGAGGCCGTGCAGCCGCTGCTGGAGCAACGCTTCCGCCAGCCGCTGCTGATCCTCGCCACCTGCGACGAGGAAAGCTCGATGTCCGGTGCCCGCGCGCTGGCCGAGGCCGGGCGGCCGCTGGGGCGCGCCGCGGTGATCGGCGAGCCGACCGGCCTCAAGCCGATCCGCCTGCACAAGGGCATCATGATGGAGCGCATCGACATCCTCGGGCAGAGCGGCCACTCCTCCGACCCGAGCCTGGGCCACAGCGCCCTGGAGGCGATGCAGGCGGTGATGGGCGAGCTGCTGCAGCTGCGCCAGGAATGGCAACGCCAGTACCGCAACCCGCAGTTCAGCGTGCCGCAGCCGACCCTCAACCTCGGTTGCATCCATGGTGGCGACAACCCCAACCGCATCTGCGGCCAGTGTTCCCTGGAGTTCGATCTGCGCCCGCTGCCGGGCATGCAGCCGGAAGCCCTGCGTGCGGCTATCCGCCAGAAACTGCAGCCGCTGGCCGAGCAGCACCAGGTGAAGATCGACTTCGCCCCCTTGTTCCCCAGCGTGGCCCCCTTCGAGCAGGACGCCGACGCCGAGCTGGTGCGTCTGGCCGAGCGCTTGACCGGGCATCCGGCGACGGCGGTGGCATTCGCCACCGAAGCCCCCTATCTTCAGCAGCTCGGCTGCCAGACCCTGGTGCTCGGCCCCGGGGACATCGACTGCGCGCACCAGCCCAATGAATACTTGGAGATGTCACGCATCGAGCCCAGCGTGCGTCTGCTCCGTGAACTGATCCAGCACTACTGCCTGAACCCGGCCCCATGA
- the argA gene encoding amino-acid N-acetyltransferase produces MHDYVNWLRHASPYINAHRDCTFVVMLPGEGVAHPNFGNIVHDLVLLHSLGVRLVLVHGSRPQIEARLSARGLTPHFHRDLRVTDGPTLECVIDAVGQLRIAIEARLSMDMAASPMHGARLRVASGNFVTARPIGVVDGIDYHHTGEVRRIDRKGIGRLLDERSIVLLSSLGYSPTGEIFNLACEDVATRAAIDLGADKLLLFSPERGLLDEQGKLVRELRPQQVPTYLARLGNSYQAELLDAAAQACRGGVKRAHIVGYADDGSLLTELFTRDGGGTLVDQEQFESLREATIEDVGGLIELISPLEEQGILVRRSREVLEREIEQFSIVERDGLIIACAALYQIADSDFGELACLAVNPAYRHGGRGDELLERIEERARAQGIKTLFVLTTRTAHWFRERGFVPSSVDRLPAARASLYNFQRNSQVFEKAL; encoded by the coding sequence ATGCACGACTACGTCAACTGGCTCCGCCACGCTTCGCCCTATATCAACGCCCATCGCGACTGCACCTTCGTGGTGATGCTGCCGGGCGAGGGCGTCGCCCACCCGAACTTCGGCAATATCGTCCACGACCTGGTGCTGCTGCACAGCCTCGGCGTGCGCCTGGTGCTGGTGCACGGCTCGCGCCCGCAGATCGAGGCGCGCCTGAGTGCCCGCGGCCTGACCCCGCACTTCCACCGCGACCTGCGGGTGACCGACGGGCCGACCCTGGAGTGCGTGATCGACGCGGTGGGCCAGCTGCGCATCGCCATCGAGGCGCGCCTGTCCATGGACATGGCCGCCTCGCCGATGCACGGCGCCCGTCTGCGGGTGGCCAGTGGCAACTTCGTCACCGCCCGGCCCATCGGCGTGGTCGACGGCATCGACTACCACCACACCGGTGAGGTGCGCCGCATCGACCGCAAGGGCATCGGCCGCCTGCTCGACGAGCGCAGCATCGTGCTGCTGTCGTCGCTCGGCTACTCGCCCACCGGGGAGATCTTCAACCTGGCCTGCGAGGACGTGGCCACCCGCGCGGCCATCGACCTGGGCGCCGACAAGCTGCTGCTGTTCAGCCCCGAGCGCGGCCTGCTCGACGAACAGGGCAAGCTGGTGCGCGAACTGCGCCCGCAGCAGGTGCCGACCTACCTGGCGCGCCTGGGCAACAGCTACCAGGCCGAATTGCTCGATGCCGCCGCCCAGGCCTGCCGCGGCGGGGTCAAGCGCGCCCATATCGTCGGCTACGCCGACGACGGCTCGCTGCTCACCGAGCTGTTCACCCGCGACGGCGGCGGCACCCTGGTCGATCAGGAGCAGTTCGAGTCGTTGCGCGAGGCGACCATCGAGGACGTCGGCGGGCTGATCGAGCTGATCAGCCCGCTGGAGGAGCAGGGCATCCTGGTGCGCCGCTCGCGCGAGGTGCTGGAGCGCGAGATCGAGCAGTTCAGCATCGTCGAGCGCGACGGCCTGATCATCGCTTGCGCCGCCCTCTACCAGATCGCCGATTCGGACTTCGGCGAACTGGCCTGCCTGGCCGTCAACCCGGCCTACCGCCACGGCGGCCGCGGCGACGAACTGCTCGAGCGCATAGAGGAGCGGGCCCGCGCCCAGGGCATCAAGACCCTGTTCGTGCTCACCACCCGCACCGCCCACTGGTTCCGCGAACGCGGCTTCGTGCCCAGCAGCGTCGACCGCCTGCCGGCGGCGCGGGCCTCGCTGTACAACTTCCAGCGTAATTCGCAGGTGTTCGAGAAGGCGCTGTGA
- a CDS encoding toxin VasX, translated as MSATPQDKSLRLAQADQAAQQNFEKDDLGSPVASCPARQAEVFIVPVRYALAESAAQHSRCKPAVKTHSHPMALRRLRPGYLYLWHDQGPLRRFAVAGDGQLVEQGLDDAAAQLPTGALAGIALNKQHDVWLLYSEIPLPKAAYQRLASEASERKTRMRRISLSQVARNLEAEHCPPLDSADLVMAELMPEVRDRALAHDYAQNGEAYREGTRALGQQMMENPHPETVKAYVNASKWLSKREDAHGRHPNAGEHPPGEWSAQPWDVAATDTWLNQARSQAGLLHGVFASLDDDLGVLRDLNFEQSKVNQREETWDQQNAHKGMIAGFINSLISEDGAELSQQLTYRYREHDIELTPEQGETLLQTQHDLKPLLDEETRINRERGRAYSHREADAELVKVHGQIEQLLLPVRSFIPAELFGQTQGLVMAYRADKVRNMTDSKSGAQVAERVRLDRMQAWITDTAEPHHAWLTGRRQVILRDTSSFLPRHGKALWYVDYDDAEHCHHLSELSFSSLSELCSTGPGTQLATDLLRSPTPVQPFSLLASAFSPSLTDLGDRANEVQGALTSANQAAVGQLLGALVSKGKLAWLSELGGPAGDDWSRAVSRMAAAFAGLQAEHLSASSGVPANLIQSFPRPLQGMLLIMRQCTDASIKVGQAGFSLSGSAGQRLWDWGQQTGQRLQKGLAPTVTTIKGLNTFGGVLPLAALLLHLNNVHELNLRDQHRENDAVRLFEHLGESFKVGAALSAVIGTAWEATGRVEARLNIKPLNLSLKAPIVTLFGAITGFLAALGSAADLAKLSAEMNKDDAYWTGDHWARLGHDSAVLGLMAAQTGLGGHATYMALSGQWSTQQAIKWFTLRMVPLNWVLLIIEGLYLAWNYFKDTELQAFLQQCCWGSERRWGDSPDSQSQELQALIDLLFKPQLLAEGRLTSRQVGHSGNNVLVESRTDSLQLFLPGANPERTQLYLRLVAFDKLNTPTDCTAQWLGSLQSEWLPIRQGMGLRLTGKVPRRADCAYWQLQVLYHSPLAMQAGTLDPQKQNLVVGGSKGLRYIIKGTNVVEHGSDAGALISDRFSAMAVSPERLQPKDAI; from the coding sequence ATGAGCGCCACCCCTCAGGACAAATCCCTGCGCCTGGCCCAAGCGGATCAAGCCGCGCAGCAGAACTTCGAGAAAGACGACCTGGGCAGCCCGGTTGCCAGCTGCCCAGCCCGACAGGCCGAGGTGTTTATTGTGCCGGTACGCTATGCGCTGGCCGAATCAGCGGCGCAGCACAGTCGCTGCAAACCTGCGGTGAAAACCCACAGCCACCCCATGGCCCTACGCCGGCTGCGTCCCGGTTACCTCTACCTGTGGCACGATCAGGGGCCCTTGCGCCGCTTTGCGGTGGCAGGTGATGGGCAGCTGGTGGAGCAGGGCTTGGATGATGCCGCTGCCCAGCTGCCGACCGGCGCCCTGGCCGGTATCGCCCTCAACAAGCAACACGATGTCTGGTTGCTGTACAGCGAGATCCCGCTGCCCAAAGCCGCCTATCAACGCTTGGCCAGTGAGGCGAGCGAGCGCAAGACGCGCATGCGCCGTATCAGCTTGAGCCAGGTCGCTCGGAATCTGGAGGCCGAGCACTGCCCGCCGTTGGACAGTGCCGATCTGGTCATGGCGGAACTGATGCCCGAGGTGCGCGACCGGGCCCTGGCCCACGACTATGCGCAAAACGGCGAGGCCTATCGCGAGGGCACGCGCGCCCTCGGCCAGCAGATGATGGAGAATCCCCACCCCGAAACCGTCAAGGCCTATGTCAATGCCAGTAAATGGCTGAGCAAGCGCGAAGACGCCCACGGCCGCCACCCCAATGCGGGCGAACATCCCCCAGGCGAGTGGAGCGCACAGCCCTGGGACGTGGCAGCCACCGACACCTGGCTCAACCAGGCACGCAGCCAGGCCGGGCTGCTGCACGGCGTCTTTGCCAGTTTGGATGATGACCTGGGCGTGTTGCGCGACCTGAACTTTGAGCAATCCAAAGTCAACCAGCGCGAGGAAACCTGGGACCAGCAAAACGCCCACAAGGGCATGATCGCCGGTTTTATCAATAGCCTGATCAGTGAAGACGGCGCCGAACTGAGTCAACAGCTGACTTACCGCTACCGTGAGCACGACATCGAGCTCACCCCTGAGCAGGGTGAGACGTTGCTGCAAACCCAGCACGACCTGAAGCCGCTGCTCGACGAAGAAACCCGCATCAACCGTGAGCGCGGGCGCGCCTACAGCCACCGCGAGGCCGATGCCGAGTTGGTCAAGGTGCATGGGCAAATCGAGCAATTGCTGCTGCCGGTGCGCAGTTTTATACCGGCCGAGCTGTTTGGCCAGACCCAAGGCTTGGTCATGGCCTACCGCGCCGACAAGGTGCGCAACATGACGGATAGCAAAAGCGGCGCCCAGGTGGCGGAACGTGTTCGGCTCGACCGCATGCAAGCCTGGATAACCGATACGGCCGAGCCGCATCACGCCTGGTTGACCGGGCGGCGCCAAGTCATTCTGCGCGATACCAGCAGCTTTTTACCGCGCCACGGCAAGGCGCTGTGGTACGTCGATTATGACGACGCCGAACATTGCCACCACCTCAGTGAACTCAGTTTCAGCAGCCTCAGTGAGCTGTGCAGCACCGGCCCCGGCACCCAGTTGGCCACCGACCTGCTGCGTTCGCCAACGCCGGTCCAGCCCTTCAGCCTGCTGGCCAGCGCCTTTAGCCCTTCGTTAACCGACCTGGGCGACCGCGCCAACGAGGTGCAGGGCGCCCTGACCAGCGCCAACCAGGCCGCAGTCGGCCAACTGCTGGGCGCCCTGGTGAGCAAAGGCAAACTCGCTTGGCTCAGCGAGTTGGGCGGCCCGGCGGGGGATGACTGGAGCCGTGCCGTCTCGCGAATGGCGGCTGCCTTTGCCGGCTTGCAGGCCGAACACCTGTCTGCAAGCAGCGGCGTGCCGGCTAATTTGATCCAGAGCTTCCCCCGGCCGCTGCAAGGCATGCTGCTGATCATGCGCCAGTGCACCGATGCCTCCATCAAGGTCGGGCAAGCCGGCTTCAGCCTCAGCGGCAGCGCCGGGCAGCGCCTCTGGGACTGGGGCCAGCAAACGGGGCAGCGCTTGCAGAAGGGCCTGGCGCCTACCGTCACCACCATCAAGGGCCTCAATACCTTCGGCGGTGTGCTGCCATTAGCCGCCCTGTTGCTGCACCTGAACAATGTGCACGAGCTTAATCTGCGTGATCAGCATCGTGAGAATGATGCCGTGCGACTCTTTGAACACCTAGGCGAAAGTTTCAAGGTCGGTGCGGCGCTGTCTGCGGTGATTGGCACGGCCTGGGAAGCAACGGGCAGGGTTGAGGCACGACTCAATATCAAACCGCTCAACCTGTCGTTGAAGGCTCCTATCGTCACCCTGTTTGGTGCGATCACCGGTTTCCTAGCTGCTCTTGGCAGCGCTGCTGACCTAGCCAAGCTGTCAGCCGAAATGAATAAGGACGATGCCTATTGGACCGGCGATCACTGGGCGCGCCTGGGCCATGATAGTGCCGTGTTGGGCCTGATGGCCGCGCAAACCGGGCTGGGCGGTCATGCCACCTATATGGCCCTGAGCGGGCAGTGGAGCACACAGCAGGCGATCAAGTGGTTCACCCTGCGCATGGTGCCGCTGAACTGGGTGCTGTTGATTATCGAGGGGCTGTACCTGGCCTGGAACTATTTTAAGGACACCGAGCTGCAAGCCTTTCTCCAGCAGTGCTGTTGGGGCAGCGAACGGCGCTGGGGCGATAGCCCGGACAGCCAGAGCCAGGAGCTGCAAGCGCTGATCGACCTGCTGTTCAAGCCACAGCTCTTGGCCGAGGGCCGCCTCACCAGCCGCCAGGTGGGCCACAGCGGCAACAATGTACTGGTCGAAAGCCGTACCGACAGCTTGCAGCTGTTCCTGCCGGGGGCCAATCCCGAGCGCACCCAGCTGTACCTGCGCCTGGTGGCCTTCGATAAGCTCAATACCCCGACCGACTGCACGGCGCAGTGGCTGGGCAGCCTGCAAAGTGAATGGCTGCCGATTCGCCAAGGCATGGGCCTGCGCCTGACCGGCAAGGTGCCGCGCCGTGCCGATTGCGCGTACTGGCAGTTGCAGGTCTTGTACCATAGCCCGCTGGCCATGCAGGCCGGCACGCTCGACCCGCAGAAGCAGAATCTGGTGGTCGGTGGCAGCAAGGGCCTGCGCTACATCATCAAGGGCACCAACGTGGTCGAGCACGGCAGCGACGCCGGTGCGCTGATCAGCGACCGCTTTAGCGCCATGGCCGTGAGCCCAGAACGACTGCAACCTAAGGATGCAATATGA
- a CDS encoding DUF4123 domain-containing protein: MSAQTRSMSYLLLDGAQIDGLLARLYSLEENPVVYPLYQQTAYEALADVGPMLIALNPNSELAQVFNREWRTSAGIWLESDDEPEALVEHLRSLVHARVDEAVTVLLRYYDPRIAPLWLGPMQTDERDAVLGPVSRIRVPSESGGEREFRRESQPGSSGHYHATPWLRLTQAQLEHMNQAKQTCFDQRLLAHLRQHYPECLDGLDAPQQQQWAAQCRQSAARYGYSAAADVTRWASLCAELGNDFPQAPEHAAYRQLLEQRGQLPAQRLDNLITELHRQLLRADKESVA; this comes from the coding sequence ATGAGCGCACAGACCCGCAGCATGAGCTACCTGTTGCTCGATGGCGCGCAGATCGACGGCTTGCTTGCCCGGCTGTACAGCCTCGAAGAGAACCCCGTTGTGTACCCGCTCTATCAGCAGACAGCCTATGAAGCCTTGGCCGATGTCGGCCCGATGCTGATCGCGCTGAACCCTAACAGTGAGCTGGCCCAGGTCTTCAATCGGGAGTGGCGCACTTCGGCCGGCATCTGGCTGGAGTCCGATGACGAGCCGGAGGCGCTGGTCGAGCACTTGCGCAGCCTGGTGCACGCCCGAGTCGATGAAGCGGTGACGGTGTTGCTGCGCTACTACGATCCGCGCATAGCGCCCCTGTGGCTGGGGCCAATGCAGACGGATGAACGCGATGCCGTGTTAGGTCCGGTAAGCCGCATTCGTGTACCTAGCGAGAGCGGGGGCGAGCGCGAGTTTCGCCGCGAAAGCCAACCAGGCAGCTCAGGTCACTATCACGCCACACCCTGGCTGCGCCTGACGCAAGCGCAGCTGGAGCACATGAACCAAGCCAAGCAGACCTGTTTCGATCAGCGCCTGCTGGCCCACCTGCGGCAGCACTACCCCGAGTGCCTGGACGGCCTGGACGCGCCGCAGCAACAGCAATGGGCCGCGCAATGCAGGCAGAGCGCAGCGCGCTACGGCTACAGCGCAGCGGCTGATGTCACCCGCTGGGCCAGCCTGTGCGCGGAGTTGGGCAACGACTTCCCGCAGGCGCCGGAGCACGCGGCCTACCGGCAGTTGCTCGAGCAGCGAGGGCAGCTCCCGGCGCAGCGCCTGGATAACCTCATCACCGAACTGCATCGCCAGTTGTTGCGCGCCGACAAGGAGTCCGTCGCATGA